The Streptomyces sp. NBC_01317 genomic interval GCCGCGCGCGTCGCGGTGGACCATGAGCTTGCGGATCTCGGCGCGGTGGCGGGCGTTGGGCTTGTCGGCGTACGCCACGGCGACCGTACCGAGGACACGCTCGCCGTCCCGGCAGATCCGTACGGACAGCTCCCCCGCCCGGACGGCGCCGGCCTGCGCCCGCCACCAGGCGAGGGCGGCGGTACGGTCCAGCGGGTGCAGGAAGCCGACGGAGGCGCCGCCCGCGACGGTGTCGACGAGGAGATCGGCGAGAGTTTCGAGCCGGTCGAGCAGCTCGTCGGCGCCGAGGGTTTCGCTGATGAGATCAGGGCGGACGCTCACGGCAGAACCACCACCACGGCATACCGGACCGGTTCCGGCCCGAGGCACCGGAAGCGTGTCGGCCCCCACAGCCGCATCCGCAGGCAGTCGCCCGCGCGCAGGGTGTGCGCCGTACCGTCCACCGTCATCTCGACGGAGCCGTCGAGCACCCAGATGTGCTGCTCCATGCCGGGCACGGGCGGCCGGTCGTACGACAGGTCCGCGCCCGGCGACAGTGTGCCCTCGACCATCTCGGCCCGCAGCCCCGCCTGCGGCGGCGACACCGACCGGCGTACGAAGCCGGAGGCCGCGTCGGTCCACACGGTCTGGGCGCCGGCCCTCACCAGGTGGGCGGGCTCCGTCTCCACCTCGCTGAGGAGCTGCGAGAGAGTACGCCCGTACACCGCGCAGAGCCGCCCGAGCAGCGAGGCGGTGGGACTGATCTCCCGCCGCTCGGCCCGCGACAGGGTGGAGCGACTGACACCACTGCGCCGCGCCAACTCCTCCAGCGACCAGCCCTGTTCACTCCGCAGCTCGGCCAGCCGCGCGGCAAGCAACACATCAACCCGGTCGGCCCCGGGTCCGGCATCCTCTTCTCTCACATCCGGGAGAATATCCCAGATCCGGGATTCCCTTCCGCAGGGGCCCCGTGCTCAGTCCGCCGCGGAGGCCGCGCCCAGCAACTCCCTGATCCTGGAAGCCGCTTCGCGGAACTCGGCGCGGCCCAGCGTCTCGGTGTAGTCGCGTTCCGCCGGCAGTCCCACGTCGATGATCTCGGTGACCGTCCCGGGCCGGGGGCTCATCACCACCACCCGGTCCGCGAGATAGACCGCCTCGGAGATGGAGTGGGTCACCAGCAGCACGGTGGTGCCCGTCTCGTGCCAGATCCGGTGCAGTTCGCGGTTCATCTGCTCGCGGGTGAGCGCGTCGAGCGCGCCGAACGGCTCGTCCATCAGCAGGACCGGCGGCTTGTGCAGCAACGCCCGGCACAGCGCCACACGTTGTTGCATCCCGCCCGACAACTCGTGCGGATACGCGTCCTCGAAGCCGGTCAGCCCGGTCATCTCGATGAGTTCGTCCGCCCGTCGGCGCGCCGCCGCGGCCGGCATCCGGCGCATCTCCGCCTGGAGCAGGATGTTCCGCCGGGCGCTGCGCCACTCCAGCAGCGCCGCCCGCTGGAAGACGTACCCGATGTCGGGGCGCGGGCCGTGGACCTCTTCGCCGTGCAGCCGTACGGACCCGGCCGACGCGTCGAGGAGGCCCGCGACCAGCTTGAGCAGCGTCGACTTGCCGCAACCCGAGGGGCCGACCAGGGCGACGAACTCCCCCGCCGCCACGTCGAGCGAGACGTCGCGCAAGGCGGTGACGTCGCGGTTCTTCGTACGGAAGCGGACGGAGACGCCGGACAGGCCCACCGCCGGCGCCGTACCGGCCGCGCCCGCCCCCGGCCGATTCTTGTCCGTCGCGCCCGTCTCGCCCGCCTTCCGCAGCGTCGCATCCGAGGCCATCGTCATCCCTTCAGCGCCGTGCCGCTGTCCCAGTACTCCGAAACCGCTTTCGGACTCTTCACCAGCCCGGCCTCGGCGAAGACGTCGATCGTCTGCTGCCAGTCGGCGTCGGTGTTCACCCCGGGCGCCTTGCCGTCGGTCGCGTCGGTGTGGAGCAGGGTCAGAGTCGTCTTGAACTGCTCCGACAGGACGGTGTGCGGCGGCAGTTGCTCCGACGCGCCGTGCATCGCGGCGATCGCGGGGCCGGGCGCCTTCTCCGCCGCCGCCCACGCCTCACTCACCGCCTGGGCCATCCGCCCGGCGAGTTCGCTCCTCCCCGAGAGGATCTTCTGGCCCGCGATGAGGCCGTTGGAGTAGAAGTTCAGGCCGTGTTCGGAGAAACGGAGGTACGACACCGGCTTCTTCGCCTTGTCCTGCATGGTCGGCCCCTGGTCGCTCGCGTACCCGAGCAGGGCGTCCGTCTTTCCCGAGATCACCGCGGCGATCTTGCCCGCCGGATCGGTGTTCTGGATCTTGACGTCCGACTCGTCCAGGCCGTTCTTCTCCAGGAAGATCGGGAAGGTCTTGCTGAGCGCGTCACCCGCCGTGCCCGCGATCGTCTTGCCCTTGAGGTCGGCCGGCGTGCTCACCTTCTGGTCCGCGAAGTACTGCACCGACGACGGTGTGGTCTGGAGGAACACTCCCAGGCTCTTCACCCTGACGCCCTGGTCGACCCCGCTGAGCAGCGCCGGGGTGTCCGCCCAGCCGAAGTCCGTCTGGCCCGCGCCGGTCGCCTGGACCGTCTTCTGCGAGCCCTGGCCGGCCCTGATGGTGAGGTCGATGCCGTGCTTCTCGAAGATCTTCTGCTGCTTCCCGTAGTAGAACGGCGCGTGTTCGCCGTACGGGTACCAGTTGAGCGTCAGCGTCACCTTGTCGAGCTTCTTGCCGGAGTCGCTGGTCGTGGTCGCCGGCCCGTCGTCGCCGCAGGCGGTGACGGTCGCCA includes:
- a CDS encoding ABC transporter ATP-binding protein → MASDATLRKAGETGATDKNRPGAGAAGTAPAVGLSGVSVRFRTKNRDVTALRDVSLDVAAGEFVALVGPSGCGKSTLLKLVAGLLDASAGSVRLHGEEVHGPRPDIGYVFQRAALLEWRSARRNILLQAEMRRMPAAAARRRADELIEMTGLTGFEDAYPHELSGGMQQRVALCRALLHKPPVLLMDEPFGALDALTREQMNRELHRIWHETGTTVLLVTHSISEAVYLADRVVVMSPRPGTVTEIIDVGLPAERDYTETLGRAEFREAASRIRELLGAASAAD
- a CDS encoding helix-turn-helix domain-containing protein; the encoded protein is MREEDAGPGADRVDVLLAARLAELRSEQGWSLEELARRSGVSRSTLSRAERREISPTASLLGRLCAVYGRTLSQLLSEVETEPAHLVRAGAQTVWTDAASGFVRRSVSPPQAGLRAEMVEGTLSPGADLSYDRPPVPGMEQHIWVLDGSVEMTVDGTAHTLRAGDCLRMRLWGPTRFRCLGPEPVRYAVVVVLP
- a CDS encoding ABC transporter substrate-binding protein produces the protein MHARRLMTGLVPLLLVATVTACGDDGPATTTSDSGKKLDKVTLTLNWYPYGEHAPFYYGKQQKIFEKHGIDLTIRAGQGSQKTVQATGAGQTDFGWADTPALLSGVDQGVRVKSLGVFLQTTPSSVQYFADQKVSTPADLKGKTIAGTAGDALSKTFPIFLEKNGLDESDVKIQNTDPAGKIAAVISGKTDALLGYASDQGPTMQDKAKKPVSYLRFSEHGLNFYSNGLIAGQKILSGRSELAGRMAQAVSEAWAAAEKAPGPAIAAMHGASEQLPPHTVLSEQFKTTLTLLHTDATDGKAPGVNTDADWQQTIDVFAEAGLVKSPKAVSEYWDSGTALKG